The segment GGGGAATTCACTTGACTTGATCGAGACGCAGTGGGGCCAGAGGGTGTTCCTGTGAAcaaggaaaggggctgtgaggggGGCCCCATCTAAATGGGGGTGAGTGAGGCGAGGCTCTCAAATAGAAGTCTCTTAGAAAACAGATCACAAAGGTGAAAAGTCAAGGGCTGGACTGATACGGGTAGTGGGGACAGGAGGGACTGTAGCACCCATGGTAGTTGTGACGCCAGTCCACACTCACCATCCCTGTGACCGCCCGACAGTCCTGTGACATGAAAAGTTCAGGTGTTACTATTCcggttttacaaatgaggacttGCAGTCTTAGCAGGTTGGAGGACTACCCGAGACCAAGTGCAGAGGGTGGCAGAGTGGGGCTGGAGCCAGGCCCTCTGCTCCCGTCactggcggggggtggggggtgtctctGCTCCGTAGCCCTGCCTTTCCCAGCATCGCTCGGTCCCTGGGGACTCCCGTGTGCCTGTGCGACATTCTGTGCACACAGTGTCTCCACACCGAGGGTCCAGCCGAGCAGGCGGGCCCGGGTTTGACAGGCAGAGCGATGGGCGGGAGGTCGGAGTTGTGACAGCAGGTGTCCCCGGGCAGGGATTAGCAAAGGTGTCACCGACGGGGCTGGGGAAGTTGGGGAAAGGCGCAGCAGAAGCCTGGCCATCTGGGGACTTTGACAGACTAGAGTTTGGATCTCAGCTTTGCCAGTGAGTGGAGTGGCCTTGTGGGCATCACAGAGCCTCCGTTTCCTGGTACCTCATGCCAGGAGGACTAAGTGGGGTGGGTTTCGAGCTCCCCTTCTGGCCCAGATTGCGCGTTCCCCACTCCCAACTTCTGCGGAAGGTGTTTTCCAAGCTGGccagaaaggagagaagataTTTCCATTTCTACTGGCTGCCCTGGTCAGGATGTTAATCTTTTGGATTTGTTTTCAAGCCCATTATCCTTTCCTAGGAGATGGGCATTGTTACACGCGCTTGACAGAGGAGGAGAATGAGGGAGGTGAGGTGACTCGCAAAGGAGTATCAGAGGCAGGTCCTTCCAAGACCCCAGGTCCCCCTGAGGTGCTCTTGTTGCCTTGGTAACGGGGCGGGGCCTGCGGCACATACCTCTagctctgcccctccccaaccccagaggCCAGCCTGACAGCAGTCCTCTTCCCCAGGCGTCTTCATCATCTGCTGGCTGCCCTTCTTCATCACCCACATCCTGAACATACACTGTGACTGCAGCATCCCGCCCGTCCTGTACAGCGCCTTCACGTGGCTGGGCTACGTCAACAGCGCCGTGAACCCCATCATCTACACGACCTTCAACATCGAGTTCCGCAAGGCCTTCCTGAAGATCCTACACTGCTGACCCTgcttcccacctccctgcccagaGGCCTCGCCTCGGTCCCTGGGAGCCGTGGGCAGGGCGGCCCAGGACAGCCTCGGCCTCCTCTTCGCCTTCAGGCCCTGCAGTGTTAGCTTGGCTCCACGCCCCTCACTGCCCGCACACCCTCGCTCCGCCAGGGCAGTGCTAGAGAGCCAGGTACAGTGCTAGCCCTCGGGCCGGACCCCTGGCTCAGGGGCAGCTCACAGAGCCCCTGTTCACTTGCAGGCTCTCTCTGCTTGGCACCAAAGACCCAGCCGCCTTCTCTGAACTTCCTCCGGGGCTCTGGGGTTGCCAGGCCGGTGTCAGGGCTCAGAGGCCGTGCCTGCGACAGGGAAGGAGATGGACAATTCACACCCCTCCGAGGCCCGCACCAGGGACGCCAGAGCTCTTGCCAAGGCCCCAGGCTACTTCAGTCCTGGGAAACCCATGTAAATACCGGGTCTGGATGGACCCCAGAGGAGCCCAAGCCAAAAATCTTCACCCCTCTCCTGCCCGACAGAAGCCCCTCCTTCCATCCACAGCAGCAGGTCCTGACCCTACTCCAGCTCCCCACGAGGTCTGCACATCCCTGCGAGGGCGGCCCCGAGGGTCTGTGGGGAGAggacccccaccccaagcccactctgctgccccctgctggACGCAGGTACATCCCTCCTGGGGGCAGATGGGCCAGCCGGGGTGGCAGCGAAGGCCGCCTCCAGATTTGCCGGGGGCCTGTGTTGGGGGTCCCTGAGGTCCGTCGGGGGGCTGCCCCTGCCTCACTCTGCCACAAGCcaccttcctcttctcttccttttgccCCTTCACTCTCCCGTTCCCTTTCCCTCCCACCGCCTCCGCCTTAGAGGAGCCCATCGGCTAAGCGGCTGCCGAGTACTGTCGGGTCGGGCTTGGCCCTGCCCTGCCTGAGGGCGGAGGGGAAGCTGCAGCTTGGGGGAGTCCCCGGGCCCCAAACTCTGTAACATCACTACACATGCTCCAGACTAATAAAACTTTGACAAGAGTCACATCCAGGGCCcctcaggcagaggggacagtgtCACCTCCAACCTCCACCTCAAGTGTGGCCGAAGCCTGGTGACTGTGCTGGGATCAGAGCTAGGGTGGCCTCCTGCAGGCCGTTCAGAGGGGGCGGACCCGACCCCTGTCAGACAGGACAGGATCTGGGGGGACAGGAGAGGAGGAGCTTCTCCAGGATGGCCAAGGACAGGACGTGTGTGCCTGCGTGTTTCTCCCTCCATCCCACCTCTCCTTCCAAGTGGACCTGAGTGCGCTCAGCCCTGCTGGGTGGCCCGGACCTTCACCTGTCAGCGAACGTTTCCAGTGGGAATCCTGTCACATACCCAGGGCTCCCCCAGTCACCAGAGCAGCAGGGTCCTACCAGCGGGACGCCACGTTGTCCCcacttcccacctcctcctctctaGGTCCTGGCCCCTGTGAAGGCCTCATCCTTAGCCCTGCTCTCCCACTGGGACAGAGGAGGAAAAGGTGGCCTTCGAGGTGTGGCTGAGCCTGTCTGTGCTCAGCCCTGGCCCTGTCTCGCATCAGGAACCCCTTATTCTGGGGCAggcggggaggcagggaggccctgAGTGATGTGACCCGGTGGTCCTCCCTCCTCTTGACCTCCAGACCAGCCAGAGCTCCAAGCCTTCCAGAGCTACAACTTGGCACCgtttcaacaacagaaatttggctttttaaagatgaaatataAATCAACCCGGTGAAGGAGGAATATTCTCACCACCTTGGAAATAACAGCAGTGATAACAAACAAGGTGCTGGCACCCACGGGCTCAGGCTCTAGGGAGCTGTCAGGGCATAATTTGCATGCTAAATACAATATTTTTAGCACCAAAGTTTGGAGCACTTAACTTGCCCTGAACACTTAATTACGGACTTTGATCTCCCTGAGCCTGAATGTAGCGCTAAGCCCGAGGAGAGGCTCCTGTCCCCAGAACACCTGGTTCCAGGAGGTGTGCAAAACAGGCTCCTAGTCTAGTTCAGCAACCCAGTGAACTCCTGGGGAAGATATCAGACCCCCAAGGGGGACCTCTCAGCTCTGGTACCCACTCCATAACCAAcgcatgcacatgtgtgtgtgtgtgtgtgtgtatgcacacatgcgcgcgcacacacacacaatctaggaACACTCTTGAACCTGATGGGAGCTTAAAAGCTCATCATTAGAAATCTCTGGAGGTCACAGAGGTTTATTGGCTGCAGGAATTCCACAGATgaaaaaaggagggagagagaaagagaggaaggaaggaaggaagggagagaggaggggagggagggagggaaggcagccgagagaagtttggaatgagcgctgacagggagaagaggggaagagggcaggCAGGGGCGGGAGGCGGGGCAGGGGAAAGTTGCCCACAGCTGTCACGAAGCTTCAAGTCTTTCTACCAGACAGCAGATTGACAGCTGGAGTGGGCAGGGGGCGGGCTGGGCTCCACCCTGCACCTCTGTGCTTCAGGGGCAAAGGACCCGGTGTGGGACCCAGGAACGTCAAGGTGGAAGGGGGCGGCCCAGGCTCTGGCTCTCTCCCCAGGGGCCCGGATCGCGGTTCCTTTGCCGGGACAGCGAGGGCAGAAGGGAGGCTGAAGCAGGCTGAagtcctctgattttttttctcctctctgccGTTCTCTGGACTTCCGTCTCTGCGCCCATCTTTGTCGGTAGAATGCCTTTTAATCAAAGGATCACTGATCTGCCTTTACAGAAGGTGGAGTCGGCACCCCCTGACCCCCTCCCCCAGACCGCAGCAAGGAAGCACCACGTTAGGGCGGGAGGCTTCCGGGTTCGGCACAGCAGGGCACTTTGCATCCGTCCTCTCCGATGTCCACTTGGGAATGCAAGTCCTCCATGCTCCCGGCCCTCTCGGGCATTAGTCCAACAATCACAGCTCCTGGCTAGGAATGGTGACCACTGCCAAGGGCACTAGATGACAATGACAAGGACACTGGAGGCAGCAGCCCCAGCGTGCTCGGCCTGGAACAAGTAGGCAGGGACTTGGCAAGAAGACTGATGGCAGAGGACTTCCTCAACAGCAGGATGGGAGGTCCCTGAGAGAAGTGACCGCAGACCCTGCTTCCTGGTGGTCTCGGAACAGGGACAGTCAGTTGCCTGCAGCCAGGGTCTCTGAGGACCGACCCGCCTTGGGGGCCTTGTCAGTGTGCCCACCCATCTGGCATCCCTTCCCACACCACTCCTGTCCTGAGGATGTGTGGCCTGGCCCTGTTCCCTACTGCCTGTCTCCCCCAACCCGGGGCCCCAGCGCTCAGGCTGTGCAGTGGCGTTAGCACCCACTATCCATCTATGCAGGGGCCGTGGTGGGCCTCGCCTCATGTGATCTTCTGTCCTCTTCATCACGCCCAGGGATTGGTCCCTATGACCCCAAGTCTGTCATGCAGGAAGGGTGGTGGCCCAGGTGGCAAGGTTGACCTTTCAGCCCAGGTCTTTCAATCCTACATCTTATCTTATTCATTCTTCCCATTCCCTGACCAGCTCTGAGCAAAGTTGGAAGAGACTGACTACTGTGttcagaaaaaaaggagagagagaaggaaaaaccaTTTGGGACAAGACTTTTAGGACGCTGCCCCTGGGGGGCATGATGGCCATTTGGACTGCCAGAGCAAGGGAGAGTGTGCAGGCAAGTTGGATGCTGAAGGACAGGTGGGACCCAGAGGGcactgggaggagaggggaccaGGAGTGCGAGCAGGAAGGGAGCCGTGGGGTCGGCCTGTGCTTGTGGGCGCGGTGGCGGGACTAGCTGTAGGGCCAGAGGACACAGGCCTGGGGACGCTGGAGCCACATACTGGAGGCTGAACAAGTAGGGAGTTGTGTTCTGTTGGtgcgggtgggggtggcaggggaggAATGCTCTCGAACAGAGGATGAGAGATGCCATCCATAAGTTCAGGGAGCCCTGGGGATGCTCTGTTGCTCTGCCCACTGgctgctccccctcccctgccatgGCTGGAGACCGGCCTCCTCCTCTTCAGCCTGGCCCCTCATCACTCTTTCCTGGAGCTCCATGCCCCAGGTCAGCTTGGGACAGACACACTCTCCCGGTCTCCTCATTTCCTCCCGTGTCTAGGATATCTTTTCAGCCTCAAGGCATTTTCCACTGATCACTGGGGATCCCATGGTGACAATTGCAGTGTGAGGGGCCACAAGTGCCAGGACCGGGGAGGGGCAGACTCCACCAGTTCCCGGAGCCGGCTTGTCCTCTGAGACGTCGCAGAAGCCTGTTTGGACGTCTGCACTGCTGCACTTTAACTCCTGCTGACACAGCTTGCCCAGCCTCCCTGCTCCTTCCAGTTTCCTGGCCTCACAATCAGGGCAAACCCACCAAGGGATGGCTTCTCCCAGCGCAGGAAGCCACCAGGTAGACCTACCCGGGTCATCTGCATTTCTGGGGACAGCCAATAGGTGGCGACATCTCCCAGGGCCCAGGAGCGTCCTTGGGGAGGGACGGATGGTTTAAGCAGCGTTTAGGACCAGGAAGGAGGCTCTAGTCTAGATGAAGGTACCGGGTGCATGGGACAGAAACATGGTGAGAAAGGACAGGACCAGAATGATGGGGAAGAAGCAAAGTAAAGTGAGTCCCAGCACGAGCTGGTAACACGCATCATTTAATTTCATCCTCTTGACAATAAACCTGTTACAAATAAGGAGGCTGAGCCCAGGGAGTCTGGGTAAAgaccccaccccagctctgccagacTCCAACCTCCTCACAGGCGGGACCCCCTCCTCTGCCACCCCTTCCCTCACCCGACACGCCGCTGAGAGCGTCTTGGGAATGAGTGATTCCTTCTGATTGCATCTGCCCTCAGCTCGGAGTGACAGCAGCTCCCAGTTGCCTCTCATATTGAATCTAAGCTCCAGAATTGAGACGGACATCAAGGTCACCCCAGAGGTGCCCACCCTCCCGTCCCCATCTCTTCCGCTGTCTGCACCTGCACCCCCAAAACGAAAGCCCTTCCTGATCAACCCCGCTCGGCTCGCTAACAGACTGGTTGGGGAGAGGGAGACTGTAGACTGCACCGTCCGCCAGCCACCTGTGGCTGCTTAAAGTTAACCTGTTGAAATGAAAAATTGGGTCCCTCAGTTGCACCAGCCATAGTTCAAATGCTCAGCAACATGTGGAGTTAGCGGCAGACACGGAAGATTTCCATCTTCTCgaaaagttctgttggacagagCTGATCTAGAATGACCCCTACATTAAGAGTTGGGGTCCCTTAGCCAAGTGAGGAGGAAGGGGGGAGCAGGCTAGTGGAGGGGACAGGAAGGCTCAGTTTGGGACACTGAGTTTAGGGTCTACAGGACCTCCACGTGGAAGTGCCCCATAGGAAATCATGGGTTCCTATCCCCCTCCCCCTCTAGTCTCCCCAAAACAGTTTTGAAATTCACCTAGAGACCTTCTCCTTAGGAATTTCAAGGGCCCCACAACAATCCAATTCTAAACACCCCGAGGAGACCTCTAGAAGGCAGCTGTGTTGAAATGGGACTCAGAGTAGATGCCGTGTGTGTCTGCAtgggtctgtgtctgtgtctggctAGGGCTGGCTTGAGAAAGGCAAAGAAGATTCTAGTAGGCAATGAAAAGGCTGTGTTGGCTGGAGCTGGCCTGAAATCACCTCAGTTATCTCTCGGAGGAAGGGAGTAGAGAAAGCAAGGGTCTGAGGATCTCCGCTTAGACCCTGGGATCGTCAGAGTTGAAAAGAACCCTAGGGCATCTCTGTGCGGTCTCTGCCATTTACAGGACAATAGGTGCACGAACATGCAGCCCCACACCCCTTCCCCGGCTCAGGCAGAATCCCACGCTTGGATCTAGACTCAGACCTCAGGGTGCGAGAAGCCACCAGCACCAtgccccctccctttcctcctgctCCTGCGTGTTCTAGGAAACACAGAACTCCCAGGGCCATTTGCAACTACAAGTTTTACCCAGGGCTTCATTGCAGGGAGAAGGTGAGGCTGCCCCACGCCCCCAAGTCCTCAGGAGTCTCCCCTCAGCCAACCTGGAGAGGAAAAGACAGCCATCCCTGGGGGTGTGGGTTGAGGGGGTGTCTGCGGTGATGCTAAGGAAAGTCATAGAGAGAAACCACGCAACGCCCCCTGGTGGTTGCTCTCAGTTCTGGCTGCTCTCCAGCTAATACCAGGATCCTGCCCTAGATTCCAGTTTAACTGGTCAAAGGTAGGGCCAAGTATTTAAAAACGCTTTCCTTTCTCCCCACATGCCCACACCTCGCCCAGGAGATCCTAATGTGCAGGCTTGATTTATAACCTCTGTTCCAGGGCACAACTCAACTCAGTGCTGCCCCAGGGCTCTCTGTGACAGCTGGAGGCTGTGGCTTGGTGAGGGGAGTATCCAGGGGCCGTGAGGCTGGCACCAGAGCCCAGGGATCACAGGGTGGGAGACGCAATGCCACCAGCTCTGCTAGAAAGGTCTCAGGCACTCGGCATGTACATGGGGCCACCGGCATCCTctgctctgcctctgtcatcCCATGCTCACGCGAAGCTGGTGAGTGATGGCCCCACGCCCAGCCCTCGAGGGTGACACTCAAAGGTGCGCCTGCCAGCTGGCTGGGGTTGTCCCCAGCCAGTGGTTTGGGCAGAGGATTCCTTTTCTCTGACAGCTAACAAAACATCCTTTAGTTGGAGAGTCTGCTCCATCTgcctgaagagggagagaggagcaggATAGGAGCCTGAGGGTGCTGGTCCCCCCACCACAACCTGCagtcccgccccgccccctcccaacaGTGGGCCAGCCCTGGCAGGGCCTGAGAGGAAGGAGAAGCCGCTGGCCGCTGAGCCAGGGCTCAGTCACACAGGATGGTGCGAGCAGCCCCAGTCTGCCCCACACCCAGAGGGAGCGAGCTCCCTGCACCACAGGCGAGGAGGAGGTCCCTGCCCTGTGGGCTCCACACAGAGCCCAGATAAACTACCCACCGTGTGACATCACCACCTCGCCCCCTCCCACAACCGCACCTGCCTCCTTCTCGGTGGGAACTCATCCctatgtattatacacacaccgcaccacacacacacgcacacgctcGCACACGGCCCATAGCAATGCCACTGGCCCCAGAGGTCAGTCAATCTCTAAGCAGGGGGCTCAGATCCACGGCTTTATTGACATCAGGGTTTGAAACCTGGCCCGGCACAGCAAAGGCTGGGACAGGGGGACCGAGGACCCGTGTAGGATCCCTCGTGGGCAGTTGGAGCAGATCCTTTCCTCCTCCGTAAGAGACTGGGGGCAGACCCAGGCACCGGGACCAGGGCCACCAGGAAGGTGGTCAGTGTAgtcgcaggggcctggctggGGCTTTCAATGGGAAGTGGAAATTTCCTCCAAACTTTTGCTCCTGGCCATGCACAAAGCACACGCGCCTGGCAGCCCTGAGCAACACCCCCCCTTCCACCACCCAGGGGGCAAGTCACGCAGACATGAGCTGGGAGGGAACAATTCCTTCTCCTCTGTGCCTCCCTCCGATTTCAGAGAGGGTTTCTAGGATGCAAGGGCCCCTGTGAGCTCAGGAGCAAGTGGTTAAAGTTGCCAGGAGCCTTGGGAATAAAGAAGGAACTCACTTTGGGGGCTGGGGTccaggtgcaggaggaggaggccaggGGTCTGCTGGAGATGCACACAGAGGAGGAGCTGAAAGGTAAGGGGACCCCTTCCTAGCTACAACTAGTCGAGCTACAACTCAATGTCCCCCTTCCTGGCCCTCCATCACCCAGGAGATCAGGTTCCTGTCTCCTCTCAAGGTCAAAGGGGCAGGTGGCAAGTACAAGAAAGGGGCCCTGTCAGAAGTCCAGCTGCACTTCCCCCAGGAGACCCCAGGTTGTCTAAACTTCCGTCTGGGCTCCAGGCTCAGCCCTGCCCAGAATGGCTAGCGAGGGATCCTTGTCCTCTAGGAAGGTGACAATGCCCTGCTTTTGGCTCCGGAGGGCCAGCTGCAGGGGGGTGCAATCCACCCCATCCTGGGTGTCCAGCCAGGCACCGGCCTTAATCAGCACTCTGAGGATGGCCATATTGCCCGTGAGGGCAGCCAGGTGGGCAGGTGTCCAGCCCACTTTGTTGCTGGCATGCACGTCTGCCTGGCGCTTCAGGAGGTTGGTGACACACAGGAAGGCACCGCTCTGGACCGCCAGGTGAAGAGGTGTCCAGCCTGACTGCTCGGCAGCATTGGGGTCAGCCCCACATTGCAGGAGTACTGACACCACCCCCTCTGCCCCATGGCGAACAGCCAGGTGCAGGGGGGGTCCAGCTCATGCCTCCGGGAGCCCCCACGTCCGCGCGGCTCTCAGCCAGCAGGTGGATGATCTCCAGGTGGCCCTTGTAGGCTGCTAGATGCAGGGCTGTCCAGCCCTGCCGGGTCGGCAGCTCAAGGCTGGCCCCGTACCTGAGCAGCATCTTGCAGATGAGGTGTTTGCCCCTGGCAGCCGCGATGTGCAGCGGGCGGCAGCCGCGATGTGCAGCGGGCTGCAGCCGCTCTGGTCAAGGGCATCGTGGGCCGTCCCACTCTTTAACAGGTGTTGGATGGCCCTCACTTTGCCTTGCTCCACCGCCAGGTGCAGTGGTGTCCTCAGGTTTCTCTGCCCAGCATCCAGCTCGGCCCCCTGCACCGTCAGCAGCTTAACCAGCCTGACGTGGCTGAAGTAGGCAGCCACATGGAGCGGGGTCTTGCCCTCAGCTTCACGCAGGTTGGGGTCAGCCTGACGGGAGACCAGAAGCCGTGACACGTTCTCAAAGTTGTTCTGCGCGGCCAGGTGGAGTGGGGTCCACCCCTCATGCTCCTGGGCGTCCACACGGGCCCCGTGGTCCAGGAGCAGACGAGCGGTGCAGTCATCCCCATTCTGGGCCGCAAAGTGCAGCGGGGCCCAGCCGTCCTCATCCTCCAGGTTGGCGTCGGCGCCGTGCTCCAGGAGCAGGGCGCAGAGGTCGGGCTGCTGATCCTGGGCGGCGATGAGAAGGGGCGTGTAGCCGCAGGCTGTCTGGCAGTCCACATCGACCTCGTGGGCCAGCAGCAGCCTCACCTGCTCCAGGCTGCCCTGCGCCACCAGGAAGTGGAGAGGGGTGACCTTATTCTGGCATAAATGCAGCTGCTTATCACTTGGGACCAGGCTCTCACTGTCTGAGAGCTGCAGGACCTGCTTCAAGTAGTCTGCTAAGTCTGCTGGGAGGAAGATGAGATTGAGAAAAGGACCTCTGACCTATCCAAAGGTCATCCTGGCCATCCCCCTGCCTCCTGGAAGTACCATCCAGAACCAAGACATAGAGG is part of the Vicugna pacos chromosome 33, VicPac4, whole genome shotgun sequence genome and harbors:
- the ANKK1 gene encoding LOW QUALITY PROTEIN: ankyrin repeat and protein kinase domain-containing protein 1 (The sequence of the model RefSeq protein was modified relative to this genomic sequence to represent the inferred CDS: inserted 1 base in 1 codon; deleted 3 bases in 2 codons) yields the protein MPGGAGSLGMLWRNVPPFSPKPPSLPGGPQGSGWVFPGPAGQEPLLLARKEGGPPASPSPPSWDLRSRKRRLQPRRERAEPGGAASVEQRLGSLPVFTRDDFEGDWRRVASGGFGQVFQARPKRWRTEYAIKCPPASCLTPPGPSSEVNCLIKEAAKMEKIKFQHIVAIYGVCKQPLGIVMEFMANGSLEKTLPTHSLCWQLKFRIIHETSLAMNFLHSIKPPLLHLDLKPGNILLDSHMHVKVSDFGLSKWMEQSTRIQYIKRSALQGTLSYIPPEMFLETNKGPGPKYDVYSFGIVIRELLTQKKPCSGFNMMTIIIRVAAGARXSPQPASDEWPGEVQQVVDLMRHCWDQDPKKRPWFSDITIETDMLLSLLQSAVADPESEALARKVSCTRRLRGPRQVGEEVGQELTDSDLADYLKQVLQLSDSESLVPSDKQLHLCQNKVTPLHFLVAQGSLEQVRLLLAHEVDVDCQTACGYTPLLIAAQDQQPDLCALLLEHGADANLEDEDGWAPLHFAAQNGDDCTARLLLDHGARVDAQEHEGWTPLHLAAQNNFENVSRLLVSRQADPNLREAEGKTPLHVAAYFSHVRLVKLLTVQGAELDAGQRNLRTPLHLAVEQGKVRAIQHLLKSGTAHDALDQSGCSPLHIAAAPLHIAAARGKHLICKMLLRYGASLELPTRQGWTALHLAAYKGHLEIIHLLAESRADVGAPGGMSWTPLHLAVRHGAEGVVSVLLQCGADPNAAEQSGWTPLHLAVQSGAFLCVTNLLKRQADVHASNKVGWTPAHLAALTGNMAILRVLIKAGAWLDTQDGVDCTPLQLALRSQKQGIVTFLEDKDPSLAILGRAEPGAQTEV